A genomic segment from Amycolatopsis camponoti encodes:
- a CDS encoding sodium:solute symporter family protein, whose amino-acid sequence MLVLADANLRLDASAIDYIELAFYFVLVLGIGYLARRQVSSSLDFFLSGRSLPAWVTGLAFISANLGAVEVMGMSANGAQYGLPTVHYFWIGAIPAMLFLGIVMMPFYYGSKVRSVPEFMRRRFGKPAHLVNGVSFAAAQILIAGANLFLLASVVNLLLGWPLWVSIIVAAAIVLSYTALGGLSAAIYNEVLQFFVIVIALVPLTIIGLVKVGGWQGLVDKVTNSPGGTAQLHSWPGDNLTGFGNNILSILGIVFGLGFVLSFGYWTTNFVEVQRAMASKSMSAARRTPIIGAFPKMLVPFIVIIPGMIAAVTVSEYVKDKQVLLDGGKAESGVTFNNALLLLMRDLLPNGMLGIAIAGLLASFMAGMAANLSSFNTVFTYDIWQTYIKKDKPDGYYLRLGRVVTSVGTILAIGTAFIASNSGNILNYLQDLFSFFNAPLFATFILGMFWKRMTPHAGWSGLVLGTASAITVWGLSQAGVIGLSGQGTSFVAAGTAFVVDIVVSVAVSLATKPKPDEELVGLVYSLTPKETRKHDDTGENAGWYRRPGLLAGIVLILTIALNVIF is encoded by the coding sequence ATGCTCGTCCTAGCCGATGCGAACCTGCGACTCGACGCGAGCGCGATCGATTACATCGAGTTGGCGTTCTACTTCGTGCTGGTGCTCGGCATCGGGTACCTGGCACGGCGTCAGGTGTCCAGCAGTCTCGACTTCTTCCTGTCGGGCCGCTCGCTGCCCGCCTGGGTCACCGGCCTGGCGTTCATCTCGGCGAACCTCGGCGCGGTCGAGGTCATGGGCATGTCGGCCAACGGCGCCCAGTACGGCCTGCCGACCGTCCACTACTTCTGGATCGGCGCGATCCCGGCGATGCTGTTCCTCGGCATCGTGATGATGCCGTTCTACTACGGCTCCAAGGTCCGCAGCGTTCCCGAGTTCATGCGCCGCCGCTTCGGCAAGCCGGCCCACCTCGTCAACGGCGTCAGCTTCGCCGCCGCTCAGATCCTGATCGCGGGCGCGAACCTGTTCCTGCTGGCCAGCGTGGTGAACCTGCTGCTCGGCTGGCCGCTCTGGGTGTCGATCATCGTCGCCGCCGCGATCGTGCTCTCCTACACCGCGCTCGGCGGTCTCTCCGCGGCGATCTACAACGAGGTCCTGCAGTTCTTCGTGATCGTCATCGCCCTGGTCCCGCTGACCATCATCGGCCTGGTCAAGGTCGGCGGCTGGCAGGGCCTGGTCGACAAGGTCACCAACAGCCCGGGCGGCACCGCGCAGCTGCACTCGTGGCCCGGTGACAACCTGACCGGCTTCGGCAACAACATCCTGTCGATCCTCGGCATCGTGTTCGGTCTCGGCTTCGTGCTGTCGTTCGGTTACTGGACGACGAACTTCGTCGAGGTCCAGCGCGCGATGGCGTCGAAGAGCATGTCCGCCGCGCGGCGCACGCCGATCATCGGCGCGTTCCCGAAGATGCTGGTCCCGTTCATCGTGATCATCCCGGGCATGATCGCCGCCGTCACCGTCTCCGAGTACGTCAAGGACAAGCAGGTCCTGCTCGACGGCGGCAAGGCGGAAAGCGGCGTCACGTTCAACAACGCACTCCTGCTGCTGATGCGCGACCTGCTGCCGAACGGCATGCTCGGCATCGCGATCGCCGGTCTGCTGGCCTCGTTCATGGCCGGCATGGCCGCGAACCTCAGCTCCTTCAACACGGTCTTCACGTACGACATCTGGCAGACGTACATCAAGAAGGACAAGCCGGATGGCTACTACCTGCGCCTCGGGCGCGTGGTGACGTCGGTCGGCACGATCCTCGCCATCGGCACCGCGTTCATCGCGTCGAACTCCGGCAACATCCTGAACTACCTGCAGGATCTGTTCTCCTTCTTCAACGCGCCGTTGTTCGCGACGTTCATCCTGGGCATGTTCTGGAAGCGGATGACGCCGCACGCCGGCTGGAGCGGCCTCGTGCTCGGTACCGCGTCCGCGATCACCGTTTGGGGACTGTCGCAGGCCGGGGTGATCGGCCTGAGCGGCCAGGGCACCAGCTTCGTCGCCGCGGGGACCGCGTTCGTCGTCGACATCGTGGTGAGCGTCGCGGTGTCGCTGGCGACCAAGCCGAAGCCGGACGAAGAGCTGGTGGGGCTGGTCTACTCGCTGACCCCGAAGGAAACGCGCAAGCACGACGACACCGGCGAGAACGCGGGCTGGTACCGCAGGCCGGGCCTGCTCGCCGGCATCGTGCTCATCCTGACCATCGCCCTCAACGTCATCTTCTAG
- a CDS encoding DUF3558 domain-containing protein, translated as MLPDVRRRRLLKLFLLVTALALPLTACGQDLGKSNFARTTVPAAAGAGQISDGPITDAAVAANVLRTIKPCQFLTKEALGALGLGTVEDDPSPSSIAFDRCGNKVKDPGGKEIRLDFEIGNTLLPHADKTTGQAGGLPLRVDKTDETSCTVATMTALNPDMALTLTVTYPGDPCRPGRTLMDAIVQKVHNSPEKYSTPAGTLLTADPCAMADTTAVAATVPSAKSAPSGLHSCQWRSNGANPAVTVEFQPGLPPIAGDGYSKVDLGNGVTAFRKQADGSASRCSVEWQHRPWQGDDVELAQVDYENYNAKPDTDDPCGKAVTVAKNVVTKLPKP; from the coding sequence GTGCTCCCTGACGTTCGACGCCGCCGTCTCCTGAAGCTGTTCCTGCTGGTCACCGCCCTCGCGCTGCCGCTGACCGCGTGCGGGCAGGACCTCGGCAAGTCCAACTTCGCGCGGACGACGGTGCCCGCGGCGGCCGGCGCCGGCCAGATCTCCGACGGCCCGATCACCGACGCCGCCGTGGCGGCGAACGTGCTGCGCACGATCAAGCCGTGCCAGTTCCTGACCAAGGAGGCGCTCGGCGCGCTGGGTCTCGGCACGGTCGAGGACGACCCGTCGCCGTCGTCGATCGCCTTCGACCGGTGCGGCAACAAGGTGAAGGACCCCGGCGGCAAGGAGATCCGGCTCGACTTCGAGATCGGCAACACCCTGCTGCCGCACGCGGACAAGACGACCGGGCAGGCCGGCGGGCTGCCACTGCGCGTCGACAAGACCGACGAGACCAGCTGCACGGTCGCGACCATGACGGCCCTGAACCCGGACATGGCCCTGACGCTCACGGTCACCTACCCCGGCGACCCGTGCCGGCCCGGCCGGACGCTGATGGACGCCATCGTGCAGAAGGTGCACAACTCGCCGGAGAAGTACTCGACGCCGGCGGGCACGCTGCTGACCGCCGACCCCTGCGCGATGGCCGACACGACGGCGGTGGCCGCCACCGTGCCGTCGGCGAAGTCCGCGCCCTCGGGCCTGCACTCCTGCCAGTGGCGGAGCAACGGCGCCAACCCGGCCGTGACCGTCGAGTTCCAACCGGGACTGCCGCCGATCGCCGGGGACGGTTACTCCAAGGTGGACCTCGGCAACGGCGTGACGGCCTTCCGGAAGCAGGCCGACGGGAGCGCGTCGCGGTGCTCGGTGGAGTGGCAGCACCGGCCGTGGCAGGGCGACGACGTCGAACTGGCCCAAGTGGACTACGAGAACTACAACGCCAAGCCGGACACCGACGACCCGTGCGGCAAGGCGGTCACCGTCGCGAAGAACGTCGTCACGAAGCTCCCCAAACCCTGA
- the dhaK gene encoding dihydroxyacetone kinase subunit DhaK, protein MKKIINDPANVVAESLRGLAAAHADILRVQEDPDVVVRADAPVAGQVAVISGGGSGHEPLHGGFVGQGMLAAAVPGAVFTSPTPDAVQAAVTATTGDAGALLIVKNYTGDVLNFETAAELAAADGLEVRSVVIDDDVAVKDSTYTAGRRGVGGTVLLEKITGAAAERGDSLDAVTALAQKVIGQVRSIGVALTAPTVPHAGTPSFDLGDGEIEFGIGIHGEPGRERIPLEPADALVARLVQAVVEDLPFESGDRVLLFTNSMGATPLVELYLAHGIAERLLAERGIVVERRLVGPYITSLEMQGMSLTLLKLDDELTELWDAPVNTAALRWGV, encoded by the coding sequence GTGAAGAAGATCATCAACGATCCGGCGAACGTCGTCGCGGAGTCGCTGCGGGGCCTCGCCGCCGCGCACGCCGACATCCTGCGCGTCCAGGAGGATCCGGACGTCGTGGTCCGCGCCGACGCGCCGGTGGCCGGCCAGGTCGCCGTCATCTCCGGGGGTGGCTCCGGGCACGAGCCGCTGCACGGCGGGTTCGTCGGCCAGGGCATGCTCGCCGCCGCCGTGCCCGGCGCGGTGTTCACCTCACCGACGCCCGACGCCGTGCAGGCCGCCGTCACCGCGACCACCGGCGACGCGGGCGCCCTGCTCATCGTCAAGAACTACACCGGCGACGTGCTGAACTTCGAGACGGCCGCCGAGCTGGCCGCCGCCGACGGCCTGGAGGTGCGCAGCGTCGTGATCGACGACGACGTCGCGGTCAAGGACTCGACCTACACCGCGGGCCGCCGCGGGGTCGGCGGCACGGTGCTGCTGGAGAAGATCACCGGCGCGGCCGCCGAGCGCGGCGACTCGCTCGACGCCGTGACCGCGCTGGCGCAGAAGGTGATCGGCCAGGTGCGGTCGATCGGCGTCGCGCTGACCGCGCCGACCGTGCCGCACGCCGGCACCCCGAGCTTCGACCTCGGCGACGGCGAGATCGAGTTCGGCATCGGCATCCACGGCGAGCCCGGCCGCGAGCGGATCCCGCTCGAACCGGCCGACGCGCTGGTGGCGCGGCTGGTCCAGGCGGTGGTGGAGGACCTGCCGTTCGAATCCGGTGACCGCGTGCTGCTGTTCACCAACTCGATGGGCGCAACCCCGCTCGTCGAGCTGTACCTGGCGCACGGCATCGCCGAGCGGCTGCTGGCCGAGCGTGGGATCGTGGTCGAACGCCGGCTGGTCGGCCCGTACATCACCAGCCTCGAGATGCAGGGGATGAGTCTGACGTTGCTCAAACTGGACGACGAGCTGACCGAGCTCTGGGACGCCCCGGTGAACACCGCGGCGCTGCGGTGGGGGGTCTGA
- the dhaL gene encoding dihydroxyacetone kinase subunit DhaL, with the protein MTCKADGVAAAVRAAAAVVAEHRAELIDLDRAIGDGDHGENLNRGFTAVVAALDASPPDTPGAVLKLVATTLISKVGGAAGPLYGTAFLRASTKLGTAEDLDVPALLEALRAGLEGVQARGKAVGGDATMVDALIPAVSAAEKAAEDGGGVAAVLTAAADAADRGAESTVDLVPRKGRASYLGERAVGHLDPGARSSALLLRAFAEAAR; encoded by the coding sequence ATGACCTGCAAGGCCGACGGGGTCGCGGCGGCCGTGCGCGCCGCGGCGGCCGTCGTCGCCGAGCACCGCGCCGAGCTGATCGACCTCGACCGCGCGATCGGCGACGGCGACCACGGCGAGAACCTGAACCGGGGGTTCACCGCCGTCGTCGCGGCTCTGGACGCGAGCCCGCCGGACACGCCGGGTGCGGTCCTCAAGCTCGTCGCGACGACGTTGATCTCCAAGGTCGGCGGGGCCGCGGGACCGTTGTACGGCACGGCTTTCCTGCGGGCCTCGACGAAGCTCGGTACTGCCGAGGACCTCGACGTTCCGGCCCTCCTGGAGGCGTTGCGCGCGGGACTCGAGGGCGTCCAGGCCCGGGGGAAGGCCGTGGGCGGCGACGCGACCATGGTCGACGCCCTGATCCCGGCGGTCTCGGCCGCGGAGAAGGCGGCCGAGGACGGCGGGGGCGTCGCCGCGGTGCTGACGGCGGCGGCCGACGCGGCCGACCGCGGCGCGGAGTCCACTGTGGACCTGGTGCCGCGCAAGGGCCGGGCGTCCTACCTGGGCGAGCGGGCGGTGGGGCACCTGGATCCCGGCGCGCGGTCGTCGGCACTGCTGCTGCGCGCGTTCGCCGAGGCTGCCCGGTGA
- the dhaM gene encoding dihydroxyacetone kinase phosphoryl donor subunit DhaM has product MSVGIVLVSHSSKLAEGLAELAAQMAPDVTILAAGGLSDGSIGTDYDEVVAATQRADSGDGVVLLYDLGSAQMTAELAVESLADPSAALVADGPLVEGAIAAAVAAQSGKDRKAVAEAAAAAGMPEDLTPAEPAPGDGGDGGEVELVLRNEVGLHARPAAVLARALSAFDAEVSVRLGDQEADAHSVLALMSLGARQGDRIRVRARGPQAPAALDKAKELVDGNFGE; this is encoded by the coding sequence GTGAGCGTCGGCATCGTGCTCGTCTCGCACAGCTCGAAGCTCGCCGAGGGGCTGGCGGAGCTGGCCGCCCAGATGGCGCCGGACGTCACCATCTTGGCCGCGGGGGGTCTTTCCGACGGCTCGATCGGCACGGACTACGACGAGGTCGTCGCGGCCACGCAGCGCGCCGACTCCGGCGACGGCGTCGTGCTGCTCTACGACCTCGGCAGCGCGCAGATGACCGCCGAGCTGGCCGTCGAATCGCTGGCCGACCCCTCGGCCGCCCTGGTCGCGGACGGCCCGCTGGTCGAAGGCGCGATCGCGGCGGCGGTCGCGGCGCAGTCGGGCAAGGACCGCAAGGCGGTGGCGGAGGCCGCCGCGGCCGCCGGGATGCCCGAGGACCTCACTCCGGCCGAGCCCGCCCCCGGCGATGGCGGTGATGGCGGCGAGGTCGAGCTGGTGCTGCGGAACGAGGTCGGGCTGCACGCGCGGCCGGCCGCGGTGCTGGCGCGTGCCCTGAGCGCGTTCGACGCCGAGGTCTCCGTCCGGCTCGGTGACCAGGAGGCCGACGCCCACAGCGTGCTGGCGCTGATGTCGCTCGGTGCCCGCCAGGGCGACCGGATCCGCGTACGGGCACGCGGACCGCAGGCGCCCGCCGCCCTGGACAAGGCGAAAGAGCTGGTGGACGGCAACTTCGGCGAGTGA
- a CDS encoding 3-hydroxyacyl-CoA dehydrogenase family protein yields the protein MARDISTVGVVGLGTMGAGIAEVLARSGLDVVTVELDEAGVARGRGHLEHSTERALSGGKLDADGRAELLGRIRYSTSLSDLSDVDLVIEAIPESLELKADVLTELDKITRPEVVFASNTSSLSITEIGVHTTRPGKVVGMHFFNPAPVQKLVEIVKTVVTEPEVVTEVVAFAERLGKVPVVIGDRAGFIANALLFGYLNHAVRMYEQRYATREDLDAAMRFGCGYPMGPLALLDLIGLDTAYEILDTMYHQSRNRLHAPAPLLKQMITAGQLGRKTGRGFYAYDAPDSPTVVSDASVKSTVEGVPPRPVARVGVVGTGTMATGIAEVFAKRGLEVVLRARSLEKAQASVARVKKSLDKAVVKGKLSEEDAALALGRITPVTDFEALADVDLVVEAVAEELPVKQAVFAALDEVVRPGAVLATTTSSLPVIECAAATSRPSDVIGLHFFNPAPVMKLVEVVSTIATAPDVVATASAVCSAVGKHAVHCGDRAGFIVNALLFPYLNDAVKMLEAHYAGANDIDTAMKVGCGLPMGPFELLDVVGLDVSLAIQRTLYNEFREEGFAPAPLLEHLVTAGRLGRKTGKGFKDY from the coding sequence ATGGCGCGGGACATCTCGACGGTCGGAGTGGTCGGCCTGGGCACGATGGGGGCCGGGATCGCCGAAGTGCTCGCGCGCAGCGGGCTCGACGTCGTCACGGTCGAGCTCGACGAAGCCGGCGTCGCCCGGGGCCGCGGGCACCTCGAGCACTCGACCGAGCGCGCTCTTTCCGGCGGCAAGCTCGACGCGGACGGGCGCGCGGAGCTGCTCGGCCGGATCCGGTACAGCACCTCGCTCTCCGATCTGTCCGATGTGGACCTCGTGATCGAGGCGATCCCGGAGAGCCTGGAACTGAAGGCGGACGTCCTCACGGAGCTGGACAAGATCACCCGGCCCGAGGTCGTGTTCGCGTCCAACACGTCGTCGCTGTCGATCACCGAGATCGGGGTGCACACCACGCGGCCCGGCAAGGTCGTCGGCATGCACTTCTTCAACCCGGCGCCGGTGCAGAAGCTCGTCGAGATCGTGAAGACCGTGGTCACCGAGCCGGAGGTGGTCACCGAGGTGGTGGCGTTCGCCGAGCGGCTCGGCAAGGTGCCGGTGGTGATCGGCGACCGGGCCGGCTTCATCGCGAACGCGCTGCTGTTCGGCTACCTCAACCACGCGGTGCGGATGTACGAGCAGCGCTACGCCACGCGCGAGGACCTCGACGCCGCGATGCGCTTCGGCTGCGGGTACCCGATGGGGCCGCTCGCGCTGCTCGACCTGATCGGCCTCGACACCGCGTACGAGATCCTCGACACGATGTACCACCAGTCCCGCAACCGGCTGCACGCGCCGGCGCCGCTGCTCAAGCAGATGATCACGGCGGGCCAGCTGGGACGCAAGACCGGCCGCGGCTTCTACGCCTACGACGCGCCGGATTCGCCCACCGTGGTCTCGGACGCTTCTGTGAAGTCCACAGTGGAGGGTGTGCCGCCGCGGCCGGTGGCCCGGGTCGGCGTGGTCGGCACGGGGACGATGGCGACCGGCATCGCGGAGGTGTTCGCCAAGCGCGGTCTCGAGGTCGTGCTGCGCGCCCGGAGCCTGGAGAAGGCGCAGGCGTCGGTGGCTCGCGTCAAGAAGTCGCTCGACAAGGCTGTGGTCAAGGGCAAGCTGTCCGAAGAGGACGCCGCTCTCGCACTGGGGCGGATCACCCCGGTGACCGACTTCGAGGCGCTGGCCGACGTCGACTTGGTCGTCGAAGCCGTGGCCGAGGAGCTGCCGGTGAAGCAGGCGGTGTTCGCGGCGCTGGACGAAGTCGTCCGCCCGGGCGCGGTGCTGGCGACGACGACGTCTTCGCTGCCGGTGATCGAGTGCGCGGCGGCGACGTCCCGGCCGTCCGACGTGATCGGTCTCCACTTCTTCAACCCGGCCCCGGTGATGAAGCTGGTGGAGGTGGTCTCGACGATCGCGACCGCCCCGGACGTGGTCGCGACGGCGAGCGCGGTCTGTTCGGCGGTGGGCAAGCACGCTGTCCACTGTGGAGACCGCGCGGGTTTCATCGTCAACGCGCTGCTGTTCCCGTACCTGAACGACGCGGTGAAGATGCTGGAGGCCCACTACGCGGGGGCGAACGACATCGACACGGCGATGAAGGTGGGCTGCGGCCTGCCGATGGGCCCGTTCGAGCTACTGGACGTGGTCGGGCTGGACGTGTCGCTGGCCATCCAGCGGACGCTGTACAACGAGTTCCGCGAGGAGGGTTTCGCACCGGCGCCGCTGCTGGAGCACCTCGTGACGGCCGGACGGCTGGGCCGGAAGACCGGGAAGGGCTTCAAGGATTACTGA
- the tsaA gene encoding tRNA (N6-threonylcarbamoyladenosine(37)-N6)-methyltransferase TrmO gives MTSYEVRPVAHVESSLQDRGTAPKQGDEGAPPARVVFAPEFHPAAADLRPGDRLVLLTWLHEADRDVQSVHPRSDPGRPREGVFSTRSPDRPNPIGLHTVTVTAVENGTLTVTGLEAIDGTPVLDVKPVLVEVAGR, from the coding sequence GTGACGAGCTACGAGGTGCGGCCGGTGGCGCACGTCGAGTCGTCGCTCCAGGACCGTGGGACGGCCCCGAAGCAGGGCGACGAGGGCGCCCCACCGGCCCGGGTGGTGTTCGCCCCGGAGTTCCACCCGGCGGCGGCCGACCTCCGCCCGGGCGACCGCCTGGTCCTGCTGACGTGGCTGCACGAAGCCGACCGCGACGTCCAGTCGGTGCACCCGCGCAGCGACCCGGGCCGCCCCCGCGAAGGGGTCTTCTCGACGCGCTCCCCGGACCGCCCGAACCCGATCGGCCTCCACACCGTGACGGTGACGGCGGTCGAGAACGGCACGCTCACGGTGACGGGCCTGGAAGCCATCGACGGCACCCCGGTCCTGGACGTGAAACCGGTCCTCGTCGAGGTCGCCGGCCGCTGA
- a CDS encoding nucleoside deaminase, which translates to MKDTEEALLRRAIELAREAREEHGNPPFGSLLADADGKVLAEDRNTSLTDNDITAHPELKLARWAAQNLAPEAAAATTMFTSTQPCGMCTGAIERSGLGRVVYALSTEQFLTLRPPVTWGGHELQGPALFDEARVPVEGYYR; encoded by the coding sequence GTGAAGGACACCGAAGAAGCCCTGTTGCGGCGCGCGATCGAGCTCGCCCGTGAAGCGCGCGAGGAACACGGCAACCCGCCGTTCGGCTCCCTGCTGGCCGACGCGGACGGCAAGGTCCTCGCCGAGGACCGCAACACCTCGTTGACCGACAACGACATCACGGCGCACCCGGAGCTGAAGCTCGCCCGCTGGGCGGCGCAGAACCTGGCACCGGAGGCCGCCGCGGCGACCACGATGTTCACCAGCACCCAGCCGTGCGGGATGTGCACCGGCGCGATCGAGCGGTCCGGGCTCGGCCGCGTCGTGTACGCGCTGTCGACGGAACAGTTCCTCACGCTGCGCCCGCCGGTCACGTGGGGCGGGCACGAGCTCCAGGGCCCGGCACTGTTCGACGAGGCTCGCGTGCCGGTCGAGGGTTATTACCGGTGA
- a CDS encoding LLM class flavin-dependent oxidoreductase — translation MKIGVNVPNFGPGTDPGVLRAWARTVEGLGYDLLMVSDHVAITPDVAGQYPAPFYEPFTTLSWLAGVTEWVRLGTTVLVVPYRHPLLVARMAANLDALSGGRLVLGAGIGWAKQEFDALGVPFEQRGKLTSEYLRTIRAAWADHDDYRAGPIPLWLGGHSDAGLRRAVELGDAWHPLRMTMSGFREGLERLQNVAGDRPVPAFAPRILLRVTGTAVTGPERRAGEGTLDQVLDDLAQLRMLGADTVVLDPFDADPAETLHPEVAWRDLAAVAASWKEIR, via the coding sequence GTGAAGATCGGCGTGAACGTCCCCAACTTCGGTCCCGGCACCGACCCCGGCGTGCTGCGCGCCTGGGCGCGGACCGTGGAAGGCCTCGGCTACGACCTGCTGATGGTTTCCGACCACGTCGCGATCACGCCGGACGTCGCCGGCCAGTACCCGGCGCCGTTCTACGAGCCGTTCACGACGTTGTCGTGGCTCGCGGGCGTCACCGAGTGGGTGCGGCTCGGCACCACCGTGCTGGTCGTGCCGTACCGGCATCCCCTGCTGGTGGCCCGGATGGCGGCGAACCTCGACGCGCTCAGCGGCGGCCGGCTCGTGCTCGGCGCCGGCATCGGCTGGGCGAAGCAGGAGTTCGACGCGCTCGGCGTCCCGTTCGAGCAGCGCGGGAAGCTCACCAGCGAATACCTCCGGACGATCCGCGCGGCCTGGGCCGACCACGACGACTACCGGGCCGGCCCGATCCCGCTGTGGCTGGGCGGGCACAGCGACGCCGGGCTGCGCCGTGCGGTGGAGCTCGGCGACGCGTGGCACCCGTTGCGGATGACGATGTCCGGGTTCCGGGAAGGCCTGGAGCGCCTGCAAAACGTGGCCGGCGACCGGCCGGTGCCGGCGTTCGCGCCGCGGATCCTCTTGCGGGTGACAGGAACCGCGGTGACCGGACCGGAGCGGCGTGCCGGGGAAGGCACTCTCGACCAGGTCCTCGACGACCTGGCGCAGTTGCGGATGCTCGGCGCGGACACCGTCGTGCTCGACCCGTTCGATGCGGACCCCGCCGAGACCCTCCACCCGGAGGTCGCGTGGCGGGACTTGGCGGCCGTGGCCGCGTCTTGGAAGGAGATCCGGTGA
- a CDS encoding Lrp/AsnC family transcriptional regulator — protein sequence MTETLDQTDWAILVELQQDARLPLTELGRRVNLSASATTERLRRLESAGVITGYRADIDLGKVGYPVLAVVRLKYPGSRHDALHKLLGERLEILECLRTTGDDCYTLKVAAASMAHLEHTMDELAQFGSTTTSIVYSQTLPYRGPREPARDLDA from the coding sequence GTGACCGAGACTCTCGATCAGACGGACTGGGCCATCCTGGTCGAGCTCCAGCAGGACGCCCGGCTGCCGCTCACCGAACTGGGCCGCCGCGTGAACCTCAGCGCGTCGGCCACGACCGAACGGCTCCGGCGGCTCGAGTCGGCCGGGGTGATCACCGGCTACCGCGCCGACATCGACCTCGGCAAGGTCGGCTACCCGGTGCTCGCCGTCGTCCGGCTCAAGTACCCCGGCAGCCGGCACGACGCGCTGCACAAGCTGCTCGGCGAGCGCCTCGAGATCCTCGAATGCCTGCGCACCACCGGCGACGACTGCTACACGCTCAAGGTCGCGGCGGCCTCGATGGCCCACCTCGAGCACACGATGGACGAGCTGGCCCAGTTCGGCAGCACGACCACGAGCATCGTCTACAGCCAGACACTGCCCTACCGCGGACCGCGGGAGCCCGCCCGTGATCTCGACGCCTGA
- a CDS encoding adenylate kinase, with protein MISTPERIVVYGVTGSGKSTLAARIAERTGLPYVSADDLTWQPGWVQVPDEEQRRRLAEVCAGERWVLDAAYSRWKDVVLPRTQLIVGLDYPRWLSLARLVRRTALRSVTRERICNGNVESFRQMFSTDSIIRWHFRSFAKKRATIRGWAAEPPCPAVVRLTSARETRRWFATL; from the coding sequence GTGATCTCGACGCCTGAGCGGATCGTCGTCTACGGCGTGACCGGCTCGGGCAAGTCGACGCTCGCGGCCCGCATCGCCGAGCGCACCGGCCTGCCCTACGTCTCGGCCGACGACCTGACCTGGCAGCCGGGCTGGGTCCAGGTGCCCGACGAGGAGCAGCGCCGCCGCCTCGCCGAGGTGTGCGCGGGGGAGCGCTGGGTCCTCGACGCGGCGTACAGCAGGTGGAAGGACGTCGTGCTGCCGCGCACGCAGCTCATCGTGGGTCTCGACTACCCGCGCTGGCTTTCGCTGGCCCGCCTGGTGCGCCGGACCGCCCTGCGCTCGGTGACCCGAGAGCGGATCTGCAACGGCAACGTCGAGTCGTTCCGTCAGATGTTCTCCACGGACTCGATCATCCGCTGGCACTTCAGGTCGTTCGCGAAGAAGCGGGCGACCATCCGGGGCTGGGCCGCCGAACCGCCGTGCCCCGCGGTCGTCCGGCTGACGTCCGCGCGCGAGACCCGCCGCTGGTTCGCGACGCTGTGA
- a CDS encoding Lrp/AsnC family transcriptional regulator — protein MSDSVELSPVDLEILRLLQNDARVTNKDLAAAVGIAPSTCLDRVARLRDTGVITGQHASVDAAKLGRPLEAFLFVQVRPHRRPLVDPFIEHLLSLPEVRAVYHLTGPDDFLAHVATSSAGELQRLVLDELTSRDEVARVHTNLVFQHWSGGPLLPPGA, from the coding sequence ATGTCCGATTCTGTCGAACTGAGTCCGGTCGACCTCGAGATTCTGCGCCTGCTCCAGAACGATGCCCGGGTCACCAACAAGGACCTGGCGGCCGCGGTCGGCATCGCGCCGTCGACGTGCCTGGACCGCGTCGCCCGGCTGCGGGACACCGGCGTGATCACCGGGCAGCACGCGTCCGTCGACGCGGCGAAGCTGGGCCGTCCACTGGAGGCGTTCCTGTTCGTGCAGGTCCGCCCGCACCGGCGGCCGCTGGTGGACCCGTTCATCGAGCACCTGCTGTCCCTGCCCGAGGTGCGCGCGGTCTACCATCTGACCGGGCCGGACGACTTCCTCGCGCACGTCGCGACCAGCTCCGCCGGCGAGCTGCAGCGCCTGGTCCTCGACGAGCTGACCTCCCGGGACGAGGTCGCCCGCGTGCACACGAACCTCGTCTTCCAGCACTGGAGCGGTGGACCGCTGCTCCCGCCGGGTGCCTGA